The following is a genomic window from Strongyloides ratti genome assembly S_ratti_ED321, chromosome : 1.
AGCTTCACCAAATGCATAACAATTAGGTTTATCAAATGAAGGTCCtggtaattttatttgaccACCAGAACCAAATGATtcaactaaaaaatttttctttctattgtttaaaataatatttttaattaatataactaAGCTTACTTCATAAAATTGTGCGCTTCCATGGAACGATTCATGTTAGATGAACAACTAACGGCAAAACGAATTTTGGGCTCTgctatcattttttaaaagaaaattataaagaaaaaaacaaaaaaacaaataaaaattattaataagcCAGATTAGGAGgaaataaaatgtttgtattttattttaaaaatctcaATGTACTCTTAACATGAATACATTCAACAACATTGGTATTATGTTCACGTGAATTTTTATATCCATTAAAATATCCTTCTTTCATATTTTGTAACATTGAAATATTATGTCAGATGTGAAGGATATACCCATATCAAATGATGGAGAAAATGtacataataaaacaaaaaaaatcaaaaagtaAGTTAGAAAATAaggacattttttttatttttcttatttaagaatatttCGTTACGGAAATTATAATCGTTATTATGGACGAAGGAAAGTTGATTCTGCAACATCTTTAGATCCTCGTCTAACATTATTcccaaaaaatttttttaaatcaaaaaaaattcttgaCATTGGTTGTAATGTTGGAGCTGTCACTCTTGGTATagcaaaaaattttgaacCACAAATGATTCTAGGTATAGATATAGATTCACATTTAATAGGTGTTgcaagaaaaaatataagacATTATTGTGATAAGGATATTGAAATTAAAGGTTTATATCCGGCATCTTTTTTTCAAGAAAATGGAAAATTAAGAGAGGATTTAGGTCATgaagataatatatttagtgTTAACCATTTTCCCAATAATGTGTGGTTTCAACATGAAAATTACGTTCTCGAAAGTGATTTTCATTTAGAAGCTGTTGAACAGGAATATGATGTTATACTAGCATTAAGTATTACAAAATGGATACATATGAATTTTGGTGATGATGGCatgaaaagattttttaaaagaatttttttgcATTTAAATCTCGGTGGAAAATTAGTTCTTGAAAGTCaagattttaaaagttattataaaaaagctAAACAGGACAAAgaattactaaaaaattacaaagaaattaaatttaaacctgaagaatttaaagaatatttactAAGTGATGAAGTTGGATTTATTAAACATGAAGAATTAGGTATACCAGAAGGTTCTGGAGAGGGTTATGGTAGGATGATTGAAGTATTTACTAAAgatacaaaatttaaaagtaacaGGAAACGTAAGATAAAAGAAAACGGCGGAGATAATTTAAatcatgaaaaaaaattaccaccttctaaagttataaaatttaatgatagtGATGAAGATTAGTTTtgtttaatttgttttttcttttttgatctcttctatatttattttaacataaagtTCTCTTAACTGTGTTATTCAGTTGTAATGctgtttaaatatttttattatatcattaaaattaaataca
Proteins encoded in this region:
- a CDS encoding 7SK snRNA methylphosphate capping enzyme, which codes for MSDVKDIPISNDGENVHNKTKKIKKIFRYGNYNRYYGRRKVDSATSLDPRLTLFPKNFFKSKKILDIGCNVGAVTLGIAKNFEPQMILGIDIDSHLIGVARKNIRHYCDKDIEIKGLYPASFFQENGKLREDLGHEDNIFSVNHFPNNVWFQHENYVLESDFHLEAVEQEYDVILALSITKWIHMNFGDDGMKRFFKRIFLHLNLGGKLVLESQDFKSYYKKAKQDKELLKNYKEIKFKPEEFKEYLLSDEVGFIKHEELGIPEGSGEGYGRMIEVFTKDTKFKSNRKRKIKENGGDNLNHEKKLPPSKVIKFNDSDED